The Aptenodytes patagonicus chromosome 27, bAptPat1.pri.cur, whole genome shotgun sequence genome contains a region encoding:
- the LOC143171370 gene encoding MYG1 exonuclease-like has protein sequence MRSAMRSAPRALRLMAAAVGTGSGAGTGPKRPRPEPALRIGTHDGTFHCDEVLACYLLRLLPRYRDAKVVRTRDPQRLAQCDVVVDVGGEYDPERHRYDHHQRSFTQSMRSLRPDKPWTTKLSSAGLVYCHFGSQILAGLLGQPEDGPVVTALYDKLYENFVEEIDAIDNGIAQAEGEPRYALTTTLSARVHHLNPRWNDPHQDTEAGFKRAMELVGGEFMDRLDYYHHAWLPARALVEEAIRRRFEVDASGAVLELPRGGCPWKEHVFSLEQELALPDPLQLVLFPDCGGQWRVQSVPAGPRTFQSRLPLPEPWRGVRDEALSQLAGIPGCVFVHANGFIGGNRTREGALEMARRTLAQRQGGGTTQNG, from the exons atgcgcagtgcgATGCGAAGCGCCCCGCGCGCCCTCCGCCTCATGGCCGCGGCCGTGGGcaccgggagcggggccggcacCGGGCCCAAGCGGCCGCGGCCCGAGCCCGCCCTGCGCATCGGCACCCACGACGGCACCTTCCACTGCGACGAGGTGCTGGCGTGCTACCTCCTGCGCCTCCTGCCCCGCTACCGG GACGCGAAGGTGGTGCGGACACGGGACCCCCAGCGCCTGGCCCAGTGCGACGTGGTGGTGGACGTAGGGGGTGAGTACGACCCCGAGCGACACCGCTATGACCATCACCAACG GTCCTTCACGCAGTCCATGCGGAGTCTCCGGCCCGACAAGCCCTGGACCACGAAACTGAGCAGCGCCGGGTTGGTCTACTGCCACTTCGGCTCCCAAATCCTCGCGGGGCTCCTGGGGCAGCCGGAGGACGGCCCCGTTGTGACGGCGCTCTACGATAAG CTGTATGAGAATTTTGTGGAGGAGATCGATGCCATCGACAACGGCATCGCGCAGGCGGAGGGGGAGCCCCGCTACGCCCTCACCACCACCCTCAGCGCCCGCGTGCACCACCTGAACCCCCGCTGGAACGACCCCCACCAGGACACCGAG GCGGGCTTCAAGCGGGCGATGGAGCTGGTCGGGGGCGAGTTCATGGACCGGCTCGACTACTACCACCACGCCTGGCTGCCCGCGCGGGCGCTGGTGGAGGAGGCCATCCGGCGACGCTTTGAG gtGGACGCGAGCGGGGCGGTGCTGGAGCTGCCGCGGGGCGGCTGCCCCTGGAAGGAGCACGTCttcagcctggagcaggagctggcgCTGCCCGACCCCCTCCAGCTGGTGCTTTTCCCCGACTGCGGCGGGCAGTGGCGGGTGCAGAGCGTCCCGGCGGGGCCGCGCACCTTCCAGAGCCG cctccccctccccgagCCCTGGCGAGGCGTCCGGGACGAGGCGCTGTCCCAGCTCGCTGGCATCCCCGGCTGCGTCTTCGTACACGCCAACGGCTTCATCGGAGGCAACCGTACGCGGGAGGGGGCCTTGGAGATGGCCCGGCGGACGCTGGCGCAGCGGCAGGGGGGGGGAACAACGCAGAACGGCTGA
- the AAAS gene encoding aladin — MCSLALFPPPPPPGDITLYEFNNALVCGRLYEQLPLAFQSQLADLPVLSLPKETLKAHSRLEHSTRPAFIHHRESLWKRCLSAWRDMGLCGVLKEIAGAEEEGLQWVKTGSSYTLAVCHWLSSLHGSLFPHLSLTSEDMIAAFSQAVDWAGCTVRAFAWHPHTSKFAVALLDDSIRVYNSNSATIPSLKHRLQRNVAAMAWKPLCASILAVACQSCVLVWHLDPTSLSTRPSSGCAQVLSYPGHSPVTSLAWAPSGELLLSASPVDTAMLVWDVSTENCVQLQWFGGGGVTYLAWSPDGSKVLAATPSAVFRVWEAQMWTCERWPTIKGRCQTGCWSPDGSRLLFTVLGESVIYSLSFSEYRGEMQGQVGGSKTASIVADLSETTFETLYGEERIGGEVHSMVWDPTGERLAVIIRGHADAPGSQTVIAVFRTRNSPVFELLPCGFLRGERGAQPQLITFHPCFKKGALLTVCWSTGKISHVPFFFVSAHVPCASPSRSPVTVMAMASASVREQPLFSEL; from the exons ATGTGCTCCTTAGCGCTGttcccgcccccgccgccccccggggacATCACCCTCTACGAGTTCAATAACGCCTTGGTCTGCGGTCGCCTCTACGAGCAGCTCCCGCTCGCCTTCCAGAGCCAG CTGGCAGACCTGCCCGTCCTCAGCCTGCCCAAGGAAACCCTCAAGGCTCACAGCCGGCTGGAGCACAGCACCCGGCCGGCCTTCATCCACCACCGCGAGTCCCTCTGGAAGAGGTGCCTCAGTGCCTG GCGGGACATGGGGCTGTGCGGGGTGCTGAAAGAGATCGCCGGCGCCGAGGAGGAGG GGCTGCAGTGGGTGAAGACGGGCTCGAGCTACACGCTGGCCGTGTGCCACTGGCTCTCCTCGCTGCACGGCTCCTTGTTCCCCCACCTCTCG CTAACCAGCGAAGACATGATCGCAGCATTCTCCCAGGCAGTGGACTG ggCCGGCTGCACCGTCCGGGCCTTTGCCTGGCATCCCCACACCAGCAAGTTTGCCGTGGCTCTTCTGGATGACTCCATTCGGGTCTACAACTCCAACAG CGCCACCATCCCCTCGCTGAAGCATCGCCTGCAGAGGAACGTGGCCGCCATGGCCTGGAAGCCGCTCTGCGCCTCCATCCTCGCTGTCGCTTGCCAGAGCTGCGTCCTGGTGTGGCACCTGGAtcccacctccctctccacaAG aCCGTCATCCGGCTGCGCTCAGGTGCTGTCCTACCCCGGGCACAGCCCCGTCACCAGCCTGGCGTGGGCTCCCAgcggggagctgctgctctcgGCATCACCGGTCGACACGGCCATGTTG GTATGGGACGTGTCCACCGAAAACTGCGTCCAGCTGCAGTGGTTTGGGGGCGGCGGGGTCACTTACTTGGCTTGGTCACCCGACGGCAGCAAGGTCCTGGCGGCCACTCCCTCCGCGGTGTTCAG AGTGTGGGAGGCTCAGATGTGGACGTGTGAGCGGTGGCCCACTATCAAAGGACGCTGCCAG ACGGGGTGCTGGAGCCCTGACGGCAGCCGACTGCTCTTCACGGTGCTGGGGGAGTCCGTCATCTACTCCTTGTCCTTCTCGGAGTACAGAG GTGAGATGCAAGGGCAAGTAGGAGGCTCGAAAACAGCTTCTATCGTGGCAGATCTGTCCGAGACCACCTTCGAGACGCTCTACGGGGAGGAGAG GATCGGAGGAGAAGTCCACTCCATGGTGTGGGACCCCACCGGCGAAAGACTCGCGGTGATCATCAGAG GGCATGCCGACGCTCCCGGGAGCCAGACGGTCATCGCTGTGTTTCGCACCCGCAACAGCCCCGTGTTCGAGCTCCTGCCGTG CGGTTTCCTGCGAGGCGAGCGTGGCGCGCAGCCCCAGCTCATCACCTTCCACCCCTGCTTTAAGAAAGGCGCCCTCCTGACCGTG TGCTGGTCCACGGGGAAGATCAGCCACGTCCCCTTTTTCTTCGTGAGCGCCCACGTCCCCTGCGCCAGCCCCAGCCGCAGCCCCGTCACGGTCATGGCCATGGCCAGCGCCAGCGTGCGGGAGCAGCCCCTCTTCTCGGAGCTGTGA